Within the Bradyrhizobium ottawaense genome, the region GGCTCCGGCGCGATCGGTATCGAGTTCGCGTCGTTCTTCCACACTATGGGTGCTGCCGTCACCGTGGTCGAGGTGCTGCCGCAGATCCTTCCCGTCGAGGATGCGGAGATCGCGGGCCTGGCGCGCAAGCAGCTGGAGAAGCAGGGCATCAAGATCCTCTCCAGCACCAAGGTCACCAAACTCGAGAAGAAGGCCGACAGCGTCGTCGCCACCATCGACGACGGCAAGGCGCCCCAGACGGTCGAGTTCGACCGGGTGATCTCTGCGGTCGGCGTGGTCGGCAATATCGAAGGCCTCGGGTTGGAGAAGCTCGGCGTCAAGACCGACCGCGGCTGCGTCGTGATCGACGGCTACGGCAAGACCAACGTGCCCGGCATCTACGCCATCGGCGATGTCGCGGGGCCGCCGATGCTGGCGCACAAGGCCGAGCATGAGGGCGTGGTTTGCATCGAGGCCATCAAGGGTCTGCATCCGCACGCCATGGACAAGAACCTGATTCCGGGCTGCACCTACTGCCAGCCGCAGGTGGCGTCCGTCGGCCTCACCGAGGCCAGGGCGAAAGAGGGCGGCCGCGAAATCCGCGTCGGGCGTTTCCCGTTCGTCGGCAACGGAAAGGCGATCGCGCTCGGTGAGGACCAGGGGCTGATCAAGGTGATCTTCGACAAGAAGACCGGCCAGCTGTTGGGCGCGCATATGGTCGGCGCCGAGGTCACCGAACTGATCCAGGGCTACGTGGTCGCGATGAATCTGGAGACCACCGAGGAAGAGCTGATGCACACGATCTTCCCGCATCCGACCTTGTCCGAGATGATGAAGGAAGCGGTGCTGGATGCCTATGGGCGCGTGCTGAATATGTAACCAGCTCGTCATGCGCGGGCTCGACCCGCGCATCCATCACGCAGGAAATGCCTTGTTGATGGATGGATTGCCGGGAGCGCAGACAAGTTTACGTAGTCTGCGCAAGGCAGACCACTATCCCCGGCAATGACGGCATAAAGAGAAAGACCCTTCCGTGAAAGACAATGACAATCTGACCATCGAACGTCCGACGTTCGTGACCCATCTCGAATGCGCGATGGAAGGCGACCACTATCCCGCCGACCAGATCCACAACCTTTCGAAAGCGGGCAAGCCGCTGCTGGTGCGCTACGATCTCGCGGGCGTGAAGAAGGCGCTGACAAAGGACGCGCTGGCGCAACGGCCCGCCGACATGTGGCGCTACCGCGAGATGCTGCCGGTGCGGAAAGTTTCCGACATCGTCAGCCTCGGCGAGGTCATGACGCCGCTGATCCGATTGCCGAAACTCGGCAAGAAACTCGGCGGCGGCGAGATCATCGTCAAGGACGAAGGCCGCCTGCCGACCGGATCGTTCAAGGCCCGCGGCCTGGTGATGGCGGTGTCGATGGGCAAGGCGCTCGGCATCGAGCACATGGCGATGCCGACCAACGGCAATGCCGGCGCGGCGCTGGCGGCCTATGCGACGTCCTGCGGGATCCGGACCACGATCTTCTGCCCGGCCGATACGCCGGAAGTGAACGTCAGCGAGATCGAATTGCAGGGCGCGACCGTCTATCGCGTCAACGGGCTGATCGACGATTGCGGCAAAATCGTCGGCGAGGGCAAGGCAAAAGCCGGCTGGTTCGATACCTCGACCCTGAAGGAGCCGTACCGGATCGAAGGCAAGAAGACGATGGGGCTGGAACTCGCCGAGCAGCTCGGCTGGGAAGTGCCCGACGTGATCTTCTATCCGACCGGCGGCGGCACCGGCCTGATCGGGATGTGGAAGGCGTTTGCCGAACTCGAGGCGATCGGCTTCATCGGCTCCAAGCGCCCGCGCATGGTCGCGGTGCAGGCATCGGGCTGCGCGCCGATGGTGCGCGCTTTTGAAGCAGGCACCGAGCACGCGCCGCGCTGGGAAGATGCCCACACCATCGCCTCGGGCATTCGCGTGCCGCAGGCGGTCGGAGATTTTCTGATCCTGCGCGCGGTCCGCCAGAGCAAGGGTTTCGCCATTGCGGTCACGGATGAGAAGATTACTGCTGCGCTCAACGAAGTGGCGCGCGAGGAAGGGCTGTTGCTGTGTCCGGAGGGCGCTGCGACCTACGCCGCCTACAAGGAAAGCCTCGCCGATGGGCGTGTCACGAAAAATGATCGCGTGATGCTGTTCAATTGCGCGACAGGGCTTAAGTATCCCTTGCCGCCGGTCACGCGTACGCTCGATCGCCACAAGCCGATCGACTACGCGAACCTGTGAGGTCCTCATCCTGAGGAGGCGCAAAGCGCCGTCTCGAAGGATGGCGGCGAGTTCGGTGGCCTTCATGGTTCGAGACGCGCTTCGCGCTCCTCACCATGAGGAGCAGACACATGCGTCGGAGGAAGCAGATGCGAAGATTTGTTCTGGCCGCCCTGTTCGCTACTTTTGCGTTCGCGGCTTCAGCCTCTGCCGAGAACTACCCCTCGCGTCCCATCACCATCATCGTGCCGTTCGCCGCCGGCGGGCCGTCGGATGCAATGACGCGGATTCTTGCCGAGCGGATGAAGATTACGCTTGGTGAAACCCTGCTGGTCGAGAACGTGACCGGAGCGGGCGGTTCGATCGGCGTCGGCCGCGCGGTACGATCGGCCCCGGACGGCTACACCATCTCTTTCGGCCATCTCGGCACCCACGTCGCCAATGGTGCGATCTACAAGCTCGGTTACGACCTCGTCACCGATCTTGAGCCGGTGGCGCTGCTGCCGAGCAATCCGATGATCATCGTCAGCAAGAACGCGGTGCCGGCGAAATCGCTGAAGGAGTTTCTGGCCTGGCTGAAGGCGCAGCCGAAGCCGCCGACCGCGGGCACCGCCGGCGCCGGCTCCGGAAGCCACATCGCCGGGCTCTACTTCGAAAACATCACCGGCATCAAATTGCAATACGTGCCGTACCGCGGCACGGCCCCCGCCATGAACGATCTCGTCGCCGGCCAGATCGACCTGATCGTCGACCAGACCTCCAACTCGATCGCGCAGGTGCGCGCCGGCAATATCCGCGCCTACGCCGTCACCGACGACAAGCGCGTCGAGTCCGCGGCCGACATCCCCACCGTGGACGAGGCGGGGCTGCCCGGATTTCACATGACGCTGTGGTCCGGCCTCTGGGTGCCCAAGGACACGCCCAAGGAAATCGTCGCGAAACTGAATGCCGCTGTTGTCGATGCCCTCAACGATCCGGCGGTGCGCAAGCAGCTTGAGAACCTCGGCCTGCAGATGCCGCCGAAGAACGAGCTCACGCCGGAGGCGCTGGGCGCCTGGCAGAAGGCCGAGATCGCGAAATGGTGGCCGATGATCCGTGACGCCAATGTGAAGGTCGACTAGGGCCGGGCGCCAGCCCCGACCTTCCCGCCGGCGCGCCGGTGCGGCGTCTATGACGATTCAAGCCGGCCCCGATGCCCGCCGCGGGCGTCTCCCCGGTCCCGCGCTTGATCTGGAACCAGGTCTCCAATAGCAATTGCAGTGATTTTTCTCGCCGAAGTGAGGAATTCACGATGTGGCTGTTGTTTGTGTTTGCGTGGTTAGCGCTTTTGGCAGCGATTGCGATCGTTACGCAGCAGGCGTTTGGTTACGATCTCAGCCGGATTTGGGCCCATTTCCTTGAACTGCCCCCGGGGCAGCGTCTGGCCGCAGCCGTCATTGTCGTGCTCGCTCTGGTGCTGATTGGGGTCAGCATCTTTCTTTCCCGCCGGATGTCGCGCCAGGAAGACAATCTGAGGCTGTTGCGCACCCGCCTCAAGGTGGCCCGGGACGACATGGTGGTCGCGCACGGCCTGCAAAATCATTTCGGCGAGGTGGTCCAGCACCTGGTCGACAGCAACCCGCAGGAGGCCCTTGCCTCGCTGCAGAAGCGGCTGACGGAGACCGAGCAGAAGGTTGCATTGCAGCAGAGCCAGGACGTCGCCACCGACATCCAGGAACAGCTCGACGACATCCGGCGGCGCCAACAGGCCCTTCGAGAGACGGTCGGCGAGGTCGCCGAGAAGCGCCGGGTCACCGAGCCGGTATTCGCCGAAATCAAGGATCGCCAGCGTCAGCTCGAAAGGTCGCTTTCGAAACTTGAAGTCGACGACAACAAGCACAATCTGGCCGACCGTTTGCAGGAAATCGGCATGGAGGTGCTGGCGATTCAGAAGCGGCTGGCCGTGCTTCAGGAGTCGCTGGTGGCGCTGAACCGGCTCAAGGACGATCTCGACAAGACCAACGCCGAGCTCGGGCCGCTGCAGGCGCAGGGTGTCGGCATCTATGCCGTGATCGATGAACTGCGCCCGGCCTATGAAACGTTGAGCAAGAGGATCGATGAATTCGAGTTGAAGGACGGCGAAACGATCAGCAGCCACGTCGAAGCGCTTTCCAGAAGCAAGATGGAGATCGAGCAGAAGGTCGCGCGTCTCGATGACTGCTTCCATATTCTCGAAACGCTCGATCTGGACTTTGGCGAGCTCAGGCAGCGCCAGGTCCATCTGGAGCGTTCGATTGCCGACGTGGAGACGGATTCGAACGGCAAGAGCCTTGTCGATCGCCAGAACGCGCTGAACGAATTTATCCTTCAGGCGCGATTGCGCCTCAGCACGCTGGAGTCCTCATTCACGACGCTGAACCGGTTCAAGGAA harbors:
- the lpdA gene encoding dihydrolipoyl dehydrogenase; this encodes MADTSFDVIIIGSGPGGYVTAIRAAQLGYKTAIIEKSYLGGICLNWGCIPTKALLRSAEIYHYMKHAKDYGLSADNVSFDPKAVVARSRGVSKRLNDGVGFLMKKNKVTVIWGDASIDAPGKVTVKKSAVEAPKGALGEGAYQAQHIILATGARPRVLPGLEPDKKLVWTYFEAMVPDKMPKSLLVVGSGAIGIEFASFFHTMGAAVTVVEVLPQILPVEDAEIAGLARKQLEKQGIKILSSTKVTKLEKKADSVVATIDDGKAPQTVEFDRVISAVGVVGNIEGLGLEKLGVKTDRGCVVIDGYGKTNVPGIYAIGDVAGPPMLAHKAEHEGVVCIEAIKGLHPHAMDKNLIPGCTYCQPQVASVGLTEARAKEGGREIRVGRFPFVGNGKAIALGEDQGLIKVIFDKKTGQLLGAHMVGAEVTELIQGYVVAMNLETTEEELMHTIFPHPTLSEMMKEAVLDAYGRVLNM
- a CDS encoding threonine synthase encodes the protein MKDNDNLTIERPTFVTHLECAMEGDHYPADQIHNLSKAGKPLLVRYDLAGVKKALTKDALAQRPADMWRYREMLPVRKVSDIVSLGEVMTPLIRLPKLGKKLGGGEIIVKDEGRLPTGSFKARGLVMAVSMGKALGIEHMAMPTNGNAGAALAAYATSCGIRTTIFCPADTPEVNVSEIELQGATVYRVNGLIDDCGKIVGEGKAKAGWFDTSTLKEPYRIEGKKTMGLELAEQLGWEVPDVIFYPTGGGTGLIGMWKAFAELEAIGFIGSKRPRMVAVQASGCAPMVRAFEAGTEHAPRWEDAHTIASGIRVPQAVGDFLILRAVRQSKGFAIAVTDEKITAALNEVAREEGLLLCPEGAATYAAYKESLADGRVTKNDRVMLFNCATGLKYPLPPVTRTLDRHKPIDYANL
- a CDS encoding tripartite tricarboxylate transporter substrate binding protein BugD — its product is MRRFVLAALFATFAFAASASAENYPSRPITIIVPFAAGGPSDAMTRILAERMKITLGETLLVENVTGAGGSIGVGRAVRSAPDGYTISFGHLGTHVANGAIYKLGYDLVTDLEPVALLPSNPMIIVSKNAVPAKSLKEFLAWLKAQPKPPTAGTAGAGSGSHIAGLYFENITGIKLQYVPYRGTAPAMNDLVAGQIDLIVDQTSNSIAQVRAGNIRAYAVTDDKRVESAADIPTVDEAGLPGFHMTLWSGLWVPKDTPKEIVAKLNAAVVDALNDPAVRKQLENLGLQMPPKNELTPEALGAWQKAEIAKWWPMIRDANVKVD